From a region of the Geothrix sp. 21YS21S-2 genome:
- a CDS encoding FAD-binding oxidoreductase, which yields MRRFDVVVVGAGIGGGSFVYNLLKQGFTGSILVVDRGDAVSTGASAYSAGGFRNLWTTPINQQLCTRSIGILKSFQDEMGVGIGFRQSGYLFTYYQDAWSRIPAAAEIWKANGVDFELFTPAQVEAMIPGLRCSVDAVDPDVREYLEMEPIAGAVFGRDCGSFDPSQAAVGYFERALKDHPGKAQLELRTEVEALTFDAAGRATGLRITGPGGQETLEAGLVALCSGPWTNGLLKRSGCPDEDLMPIVAQKRMMFLTDFPDQDPRWQDIPLTIIDQGIYFKYESGNLLIGKAKADTPDSLDTTFEPDYYVEEINLVMQERMPPTATCKLKSGWASLYDTTGPDHNAILGWHANHPGLLLQVGYSGHGAMESPAVGIGLAELVMTGGYRSIDLAPLRWSRFREGDLVKETIVI from the coding sequence TTGCGTAGATTCGATGTGGTGGTCGTGGGCGCCGGGATCGGCGGGGGCTCGTTCGTGTACAACCTCCTGAAGCAGGGCTTCACGGGGTCGATCCTGGTGGTGGACCGGGGGGATGCCGTTTCCACGGGCGCTTCCGCGTATTCGGCGGGGGGTTTCCGCAACCTGTGGACCACCCCCATCAACCAGCAGCTCTGCACCCGCAGCATCGGGATCCTCAAGTCCTTCCAGGACGAGATGGGCGTGGGCATCGGGTTCCGCCAGAGCGGCTACCTCTTCACCTACTACCAGGACGCCTGGAGCCGCATCCCGGCCGCCGCCGAAATCTGGAAGGCCAACGGCGTGGACTTCGAGCTCTTCACCCCCGCCCAGGTGGAGGCCATGATCCCCGGCCTGCGCTGCTCGGTGGACGCCGTGGACCCCGACGTGCGCGAGTACCTCGAGATGGAGCCCATCGCCGGGGCCGTGTTCGGCAGGGACTGCGGGAGCTTCGACCCCAGCCAGGCCGCGGTGGGCTACTTCGAGCGGGCCCTCAAGGACCACCCGGGCAAGGCCCAGCTGGAGCTGCGCACCGAGGTGGAGGCCCTCACCTTCGACGCCGCGGGCAGGGCCACGGGCCTGCGCATCACGGGCCCCGGGGGCCAGGAGACGCTGGAGGCGGGCCTGGTGGCCCTGTGCTCGGGTCCCTGGACCAACGGCCTCCTGAAGCGGTCCGGGTGCCCCGATGAGGATCTCATGCCCATCGTGGCCCAGAAGCGCATGATGTTCCTCACCGACTTCCCCGACCAGGACCCGCGCTGGCAGGACATCCCCCTCACCATCATCGACCAGGGGATCTACTTCAAGTACGAGAGCGGGAACCTCCTCATCGGCAAGGCCAAGGCCGACACCCCCGACAGCCTGGACACCACCTTCGAGCCCGACTACTACGTGGAGGAGATCAACCTGGTCATGCAGGAGCGCATGCCCCCCACCGCCACCTGCAAGCTCAAGAGCGGCTGGGCCAGCCTCTACGACACCACCGGCCCCGACCACAACGCCATCCTGGGCTGGCACGCCAACCACCCCGGCCTGCTCCTGCAGGTGGGCTACAGCGGCCACGGCGCCATGGAGAGCCCCGCCGTGGGCATCGGCCTGGCCGAGCTGGTCATGACCGGGGGCTACCGCAGCATCGATCTCGCGCCCCTGCGGTGGAGCCGGTTCCGGGAAGGGGATCTGGTGAAGGAGACGATCGTCATCTGA
- a CDS encoding aldehyde dehydrogenase family protein produces the protein MYLKDNPPSVSSHGRTVIGFNWIGGREVEGDLPSFDSRSPIDTRDTVGIFPECGERDVEKAAKAAAAAFPAWSRMPAPLRGALVGRIGEALARHKEKLAAVITREVGKPIREARGEVQETIDLCHYLQGEGRRQLGQVIPSELPERAITVHRRPLGVVAVMAGGIFPLSTPAARIIPAILCGNTVVWKASEDAPTIAYLFARCMMDSGLPPGVVNILNGKGRTGCGKHVVAGLDKGFYQKFCFSGGTTVGRLIAEAAGRNLTVPSLELSGKNPMVVMPDCDLANAVRGALWGAFGTAGQRRTSVGNIIIHKDIYARFKEDFLAAVADLELGNPISNPDVFFGPMINARFAKAFEDHWHGGLEEGGTLLCGGAKWTEENRTAKVHGPLAKGHFMQPCVWEGVTPKMKLFQTEILGPTVNLCQVESFDQALEWANATPYGLSSAIYTADHALAQRFAREIRAGLTSINNSTTGTEVHVPYGGMGWSGNGTREAGPSALDAYCRWHAVNEDASGDLQLAQIHTDYAIKHTYEASHWEKL, from the coding sequence ATGTACCTGAAGGACAATCCCCCCTCAGTGTCGAGCCATGGAAGGACGGTCATCGGGTTCAACTGGATCGGCGGCCGCGAGGTGGAGGGCGACCTGCCCTCCTTCGACTCCAGGTCCCCCATCGACACCCGGGACACGGTCGGCATCTTCCCCGAGTGCGGGGAACGGGACGTGGAGAAGGCCGCCAAGGCCGCCGCCGCCGCCTTCCCGGCCTGGAGCCGCATGCCGGCGCCGCTGCGGGGCGCCCTGGTCGGGCGCATCGGCGAGGCCCTGGCCCGCCACAAGGAGAAGCTGGCCGCGGTGATCACCCGCGAGGTGGGCAAGCCCATCCGCGAGGCCCGGGGCGAAGTGCAGGAGACCATCGACCTCTGTCACTACCTCCAGGGCGAGGGCCGGCGCCAGCTGGGCCAGGTCATCCCCTCGGAGCTGCCCGAGCGCGCCATCACCGTCCACCGGCGCCCCCTGGGCGTGGTGGCCGTCATGGCCGGCGGGATCTTCCCCCTGTCCACCCCCGCGGCCCGGATCATCCCGGCCATCCTGTGCGGGAACACGGTCGTCTGGAAGGCCTCCGAGGACGCCCCCACCATCGCCTACCTCTTCGCGCGGTGCATGATGGACTCGGGCCTCCCCCCCGGGGTGGTGAACATCCTGAACGGCAAGGGGCGCACGGGGTGCGGCAAGCACGTGGTGGCGGGCCTGGACAAGGGCTTCTACCAGAAGTTCTGCTTCTCCGGCGGCACCACCGTGGGCCGGCTCATCGCCGAGGCCGCGGGCCGCAACCTGACGGTGCCCAGCCTGGAGCTCAGCGGCAAGAACCCCATGGTGGTCATGCCCGACTGCGACCTGGCCAACGCCGTGCGCGGGGCCCTGTGGGGCGCCTTCGGCACCGCCGGCCAGCGCCGCACCTCGGTGGGCAACATCATCATCCACAAGGACATCTACGCCAGGTTCAAGGAGGACTTCCTGGCCGCGGTGGCGGACCTGGAGCTGGGCAACCCCATCAGCAACCCCGACGTCTTCTTCGGGCCCATGATCAACGCCCGCTTCGCCAAGGCCTTCGAGGACCACTGGCACGGCGGCCTCGAGGAGGGCGGGACCCTGCTCTGCGGCGGCGCGAAGTGGACCGAGGAGAACCGCACGGCCAAGGTGCACGGCCCCCTCGCCAAGGGCCACTTCATGCAGCCCTGCGTGTGGGAGGGCGTCACCCCGAAGATGAAGCTGTTCCAGACCGAGATCCTCGGCCCCACCGTGAACCTCTGCCAGGTGGAGAGCTTCGACCAGGCCCTGGAGTGGGCCAACGCCACGCCCTACGGCCTGAGCAGCGCCATCTACACCGCCGACCACGCCCTGGCGCAGCGGTTCGCGCGGGAGATCCGCGCGGGCCTGACGTCGATCAACAACTCCACCACCGGCACCGAGGTCCACGTGCCCTACGGCGGCATGGGATGGAGCGGCAACGGCACCCGCGAGGCGGGCCCCTCGGCCCTGGACGCCTACTGCCGGTGGCACGCCGTGAACGAGGACGCGTCAGGGGACCTGCAGCTGGCCCAGATCCACACCGACTACGCCATCAAGCACACCTACGAGGCGAGTCACTGGGAGAAGCTCTAG
- a CDS encoding SpoIID/LytB domain-containing protein produces MRSLPALLCLAVPVLAAAPQIRVGLDTQALEWIVSLEGGGEVRSLEGRRILKVAEGEKLRIWWDSRGEADPTDEYRVQVGTAMNLADATAVMKKLATLGERPDRVEVPDGGTWRVLTGRFESAREAEPILEKLAAQGYDELWVSTEKRKGAPRKARALYAVTERYERLALPNAGVLLAPARELTTIVGKGRYRGAMRIFPNAQGRLSVVNTLDLETYLRGVVPREMGAWEYPALEALKAQAVAARTYAFVNLGKRAKDGFDLLDTVADQVYGGRDGEQALTDRAVAETAGLIATYGGRPIQALFMADSGGATIDNTFVFGDGSPYLKGVSNYAAAPQTITFKGALEVAGDTPWLTTELLRLCAAGLVPSAFLDTARMTQPARVDDLRATVAALASRLGRAPVAPERNILLWLARSLGFADVVDGQERPEDARYFLGDAVPGAADQPLASFLARRGIAPPALWRTAPTLGQALQVLGRLWQELEPAEFLEGTLLRDGQVRVKNGGPGPLPLAPAILVAEEAPGGSLRLVAESAVQVGDRVRWTPVPGGSPLLVRRLDPDGTALDRYNPTAHWKVEIKEADLLDRLRTRAGIKAVRGFELTHNPQGRVTDMVVRDGQNRPHRFRGMHIRNLLGLKDNVFRMTTVGEAPTRRWVIYGRGWGHGVGMDQTGAYGMALEGATFDGILKHYYQGIQITPIGE; encoded by the coding sequence ATGCGATCCCTCCCCGCCCTGCTCTGTCTCGCCGTGCCCGTTCTTGCGGCGGCTCCCCAGATCCGCGTGGGGCTGGACACCCAGGCCCTGGAGTGGATCGTCAGCCTGGAAGGCGGCGGCGAGGTGCGCAGCCTGGAGGGCCGGCGCATCCTCAAGGTGGCCGAGGGCGAGAAGCTGAGGATCTGGTGGGACAGCCGCGGCGAGGCCGATCCCACCGACGAGTACCGGGTGCAGGTGGGCACCGCCATGAACCTGGCCGACGCCACGGCCGTCATGAAGAAGCTGGCCACCCTGGGCGAGCGTCCCGACCGGGTGGAGGTGCCCGACGGCGGCACCTGGCGCGTGCTCACGGGCCGCTTCGAGAGCGCCAGGGAGGCCGAACCCATCCTCGAGAAGCTGGCCGCCCAGGGCTACGACGAGCTGTGGGTGTCCACGGAGAAGCGCAAGGGCGCGCCCAGGAAGGCGCGGGCCCTCTACGCGGTCACCGAGCGCTACGAGCGCCTGGCCCTGCCCAACGCGGGCGTCCTGCTGGCGCCCGCCAGGGAGCTCACCACGATCGTGGGCAAGGGCCGCTACCGCGGCGCCATGCGGATCTTCCCCAACGCCCAGGGGCGGCTCTCCGTGGTCAACACCCTCGACCTGGAGACCTACCTGCGGGGCGTGGTGCCCCGGGAGATGGGGGCCTGGGAGTACCCGGCCCTGGAGGCCCTCAAGGCCCAGGCGGTGGCGGCGCGCACCTACGCGTTCGTGAACCTGGGCAAGCGCGCCAAGGACGGTTTCGACCTCCTGGACACCGTGGCGGACCAGGTCTACGGGGGCCGCGACGGCGAGCAGGCCCTCACGGACCGGGCCGTGGCCGAGACCGCCGGCCTCATCGCCACCTACGGCGGAAGGCCCATCCAGGCCCTCTTCATGGCCGACTCGGGCGGGGCCACCATCGACAACACCTTCGTCTTCGGGGACGGCAGCCCCTACCTCAAGGGCGTCTCCAACTACGCGGCCGCGCCCCAGACGATCACCTTCAAGGGCGCCCTGGAGGTGGCCGGCGACACGCCGTGGCTCACCACGGAACTGCTGCGCCTCTGCGCCGCGGGGCTGGTGCCTTCGGCCTTCCTGGACACCGCCCGGATGACCCAGCCCGCGCGGGTGGACGACCTGCGGGCCACCGTGGCCGCCCTGGCGTCGAGGCTGGGCCGGGCCCCCGTGGCCCCGGAGCGGAACATCCTGCTGTGGCTGGCGCGATCCCTGGGCTTCGCGGACGTGGTGGACGGCCAGGAACGCCCCGAGGACGCCCGCTACTTCCTGGGCGATGCGGTCCCCGGCGCCGCGGACCAGCCCCTGGCCTCCTTCCTGGCGCGCCGCGGCATCGCGCCGCCGGCGCTCTGGCGCACCGCCCCCACCCTGGGCCAGGCCCTCCAGGTGCTGGGGCGCCTCTGGCAGGAGCTGGAGCCCGCGGAATTCCTGGAGGGCACCCTGCTGCGCGACGGGCAGGTGCGCGTGAAGAACGGCGGCCCCGGCCCCCTGCCCCTGGCCCCCGCCATCCTGGTGGCGGAGGAGGCCCCCGGCGGGAGCCTGCGCCTCGTGGCCGAGAGCGCGGTGCAGGTGGGCGACCGCGTGCGGTGGACCCCCGTCCCGGGCGGTTCGCCCCTCCTGGTGCGCCGCCTGGACCCCGACGGCACGGCCCTGGACCGCTACAATCCCACCGCCCACTGGAAGGTGGAGATCAAGGAGGCCGACCTCCTGGACCGGCTGCGCACCCGCGCCGGCATCAAGGCGGTTCGCGGCTTCGAGCTCACCCACAACCCCCAGGGCCGGGTCACGGACATGGTCGTGCGCGACGGCCAGAACCGCCCCCACCGCTTCCGGGGCATGCACATCCGGAACCTCCTGGGCCTCAAGGACAACGTCTTCCGCATGACGACCGTGGGCGAAGCGCCCACCCGCCGCTGGGTGATCTACGGCCGCGGCTGGGGCCACGGGGTCGGCATGGACCAGACCGGGGCCTACGGCATGGCGCTGGAGGGGGCCACCTTCGACGGCATCCTGAAGCACTACTACCAGGGGATCCAGATCACGCCCATCGGTGAATGA
- the aat gene encoding leucyl/phenylalanyl-tRNA--protein transferase, giving the protein MSPVYSLGPSPAFPDPRFPDAEGLLAVGGDLSVPRLLGAYRLGVFPWYSEGSPILWWSPPRRAILLPGDEHLSRSTRRALARNPFEVRFDTRFAEVVEHCARVERPGQGGTWITREIRAGYLALHREGYAHSIEAWRGGELCGGLYGVSLGAAFFGESMFSLESYASRAAFAALCRLAWGWGFHLIDGQVPNANLEDLGARVVDRDAFLALLAQALRVPTRRGPWTSEG; this is encoded by the coding sequence ATGAGCCCCGTCTACAGCCTCGGCCCCTCCCCGGCCTTCCCCGACCCCCGGTTCCCGGATGCCGAGGGCCTGCTGGCGGTGGGCGGGGACCTCTCGGTGCCCCGGCTCCTGGGCGCCTACCGCCTGGGCGTGTTCCCCTGGTACAGCGAGGGCTCCCCCATCCTCTGGTGGTCCCCCCCCAGGCGCGCCATCCTCCTCCCCGGCGACGAGCACCTCTCCCGCAGCACCCGCCGCGCCCTGGCCCGGAACCCCTTCGAGGTGCGCTTCGACACCCGGTTCGCGGAAGTCGTGGAGCACTGCGCCCGGGTGGAGCGCCCCGGCCAGGGCGGCACCTGGATCACCCGGGAGATCCGGGCGGGCTACCTCGCCCTGCACCGCGAGGGCTACGCCCACAGCATCGAGGCCTGGCGCGGCGGGGAGCTGTGCGGCGGCCTCTACGGCGTGTCCCTGGGGGCGGCCTTCTTCGGGGAGAGCATGTTCAGCCTGGAGAGCTACGCCTCCCGGGCGGCCTTCGCCGCCCTGTGCCGCCTGGCCTGGGGCTGGGGCTTCCACCTCATCGACGGCCAGGTGCCCAACGCCAACCTGGAGGACCTGGGCGCGCGGGTGGTGGACCGGGACGCCTTCCTGGCGCTCCTGGCCCAGGCCCTGCGGGTTCCCACGCGGCGGGGGCCGTGGACCTCCGAAGGATGA
- a CDS encoding NapC/NirT family cytochrome c — protein sequence MDWRDRLTVWFRHAFFYGDNWVSICAGILTTATGFTLLWSWFRELASPHSALPYVGILLFVLLPLLFLVGLVLIPFGMWLKYKKMAKAGEAPEVMPKVDLTTRHIRHVLTVVAVATVLNIALLGVATVRGVEYMDSSKFCGLTCHTPMIMEYRAFVDSPHSRVGCAQCHIGPGADSFMRAKLAGVRQLFGVVFNNYHRPIPSPVESLRPAKETCESCHWPQKFHGNKILVKTHYGDDIANTPAITVLMLKIGGRSGEANTGIHGRHIDTSERITYSAGDERRQVIPRVIYRDDKGQSVEYVSTDTKLTPEQLAKLPQRGMDCVDCHNRPTHAFESPEWAMDRRIQEGLVSRDIPFIHKKGVEVLKVEYRDQNDATARIPKALVDFYQSNYPEVYKEKKALIEAAAVAVKDAYLRNVSPEMKLTWGTHPNHIGHQDGGCFRCHDGSHVSKDGRTIAGDCDTCHTILAQDDPNPKILQDLGTK from the coding sequence ATGGATTGGAGAGATCGGCTCACGGTGTGGTTCAGGCACGCCTTCTTCTACGGCGACAACTGGGTGAGCATCTGCGCGGGCATCCTCACCACGGCCACGGGCTTCACGCTGCTGTGGTCCTGGTTCCGGGAGCTGGCCAGCCCGCACTCGGCGCTGCCCTACGTGGGCATCCTGCTCTTCGTGCTGCTGCCCCTGCTGTTCCTGGTGGGCCTGGTCCTCATCCCCTTCGGCATGTGGCTCAAATACAAGAAGATGGCCAAGGCGGGCGAGGCGCCGGAGGTCATGCCCAAGGTCGACCTCACCACCCGGCACATCCGCCACGTCCTGACCGTGGTGGCCGTGGCCACCGTCCTCAACATCGCCCTCCTGGGCGTGGCGACGGTGCGGGGCGTGGAGTACATGGATTCCAGCAAGTTCTGCGGCCTCACCTGCCACACGCCCATGATCATGGAATACCGGGCCTTCGTGGACTCGCCGCACTCCCGGGTGGGCTGCGCCCAGTGCCACATCGGCCCCGGCGCGGACTCCTTCATGAGGGCCAAGCTCGCCGGCGTGCGCCAGCTGTTCGGGGTCGTCTTCAACAACTACCACCGGCCCATCCCCAGCCCCGTCGAGAGCCTGCGCCCCGCCAAGGAGACCTGCGAATCCTGCCACTGGCCGCAGAAGTTCCACGGCAACAAGATCCTGGTGAAGACCCACTACGGCGACGACATCGCCAACACGCCGGCCATCACCGTCCTCATGCTCAAGATCGGCGGCCGCAGCGGCGAGGCCAACACCGGCATCCACGGGCGGCACATCGACACCTCCGAGCGCATCACCTACTCCGCGGGCGACGAGCGGCGCCAGGTGATCCCCCGGGTCATCTACCGCGACGACAAGGGCCAGTCGGTCGAGTACGTCTCCACGGACACCAAGCTCACCCCCGAGCAGCTCGCCAAGCTCCCCCAGCGGGGCATGGACTGCGTGGACTGCCACAACCGGCCCACCCACGCCTTCGAGAGCCCCGAGTGGGCCATGGACCGCCGCATCCAGGAGGGCCTGGTCAGCCGCGACATCCCCTTCATCCACAAGAAGGGCGTGGAGGTCCTCAAGGTCGAGTACAGGGACCAGAACGACGCCACCGCCCGGATCCCCAAGGCCCTGGTCGACTTCTACCAGTCCAACTACCCCGAGGTGTACAAGGAGAAGAAGGCGCTGATCGAGGCCGCGGCCGTGGCCGTCAAGGACGCCTACCTGCGCAACGTCTCGCCCGAGATGAAGCTGACCTGGGGCACCCACCCCAACCACATCGGCCACCAGGACGGCGGGTGCTTCCGCTGCCACGACGGCAGCCACGTCAGCAAGGACGGCAGGACCATCGCCGGCGACTGCGACACCTGCCACACCATCCTGGCCCAGGACGACCCCAACCCGAAGATCCTCCAGGACCTCGGCACGAAGTAG
- a CDS encoding YigZ family protein encodes MQRPVAPAVHKFREKASVFLTELHPAGDAAAREAILARLRKRDFDANHHCAAWRELGGAQGSDDDGEPSGTAGPPMLRVLEGEGLVDVLAVCIRWFGGTKLGTGGLVRAYTEGVQGAVALAREQGLLETVRAWRQGSITAGPGQAHLPFSVLGAFPEAEILGQDFRGEEAVLRFRLPLTADGAREAALAALWLERSRGGRVDWD; translated from the coding sequence ATGCAGCGCCCCGTCGCACCCGCCGTCCACAAGTTCAGGGAGAAGGCCTCGGTCTTCCTGACCGAGCTCCACCCCGCCGGCGACGCCGCGGCCCGGGAGGCCATCCTGGCGCGCCTGCGCAAGCGGGACTTCGACGCCAACCACCACTGCGCGGCCTGGCGGGAGCTGGGCGGGGCCCAGGGCTCGGACGACGACGGGGAGCCCTCGGGCACCGCCGGGCCGCCCATGCTCCGGGTCCTGGAGGGCGAGGGCCTGGTGGACGTCCTGGCCGTGTGCATCCGGTGGTTCGGAGGCACGAAGCTGGGCACGGGAGGCCTGGTGAGGGCCTACACGGAGGGCGTCCAGGGCGCCGTCGCCCTGGCCCGGGAACAGGGCCTCCTGGAGACCGTGAGGGCCTGGCGCCAGGGCTCGATCACCGCGGGACCCGGCCAGGCCCACCTGCCCTTCTCCGTGCTGGGGGCCTTCCCGGAGGCGGAGATCCTGGGCCAGGACTTCCGCGGGGAGGAGGCCGTCCTGCGGTTCCGCCTGCCCCTGACGGCCGACGGGGCCCGGGAGGCGGCCCTGGCCGCGCTCTGGCTGGAACGCAGCCGCGGCGGCCGCGTGGACTGGGATTAG